A window of Mycolicibacterium madagascariense genomic DNA:
CGTTCGACGTCGCGCTGGACTGGCGGCTGTCGTCGGGGTTTCGCGCCACCGTGCTGCGGCACCTGCCCGAGATCGGCTACGGACGCACCGCGAGCTACGCCGCCGTCGCCCAACTGGCCGGAAACCCGAAGGCCGTGCGCGCGGTCGGCAGCGCCTGCGCCACCAACCCGCTCCCCGTCGTCGTGCCGTGTCACCGGGTGGTGCGCAGCGACGGCGCCCTGGGCGGCTACCTCGGCGGCGTCGACGCCAAACGCACGCTGCTCACGCTGGAGGCAGCGGGGCGTCGCCCCAGTCACCCTTGATGTGTTCGAGGTGGCGCAGCATCAGCGTGCGCGTCTTCTCGGCGTCGCCTGCCACGATGGCGTCGAGGATCGGCAGGTGTTCCTCGGCGGACGCGGTGAGGGTGCCGCGGTCGGAGAGTTCCTTCAGGCCGAACAGCCGGGTCTGGTCGCGTAGCCCGTCGACGAGCTCGAGAAGGCGTTCGTTGGTGGTGTGTGCGAGCAGGCCCATGTGGAAGCGGCGGTCGGCGTCGAGATAGTCGATGAGGTCACCGTCGCGGGCGGCGTCGACGATCTCGGCGGCCACGGCCGCGTGCTTCGCGTATTCGGCGGTGATGGCGTCGTTGCCCGCGAGCTTCTCCATGGCCGGAATCTCGAGCAGCACCCGTAACTCGAAGATCTCCCGGCGATCCGAGTCGTCGATCGGCAGGACGCGAAATCCGCGGTTGCGGATCGGCTCCATCAGTCCCTGGTTCACCAGTGTCAGCATCGCTTCGCGGACGGGGCTGGCCGAGACGCCCAACTGATTCGCTAGTGCGGTGACCGAATAGATCTCGCCCGGCGCCAGTTCACCGGAAACCATGCCTTCGCGGAGCACGGCCAGCGCCTGGTCCCGCAGGCTCGCGCGCTTGAGGCTGGGGGTGTTGCTGAGCATCGTGCCTCCGATCGCGGTGAACGTACTATGTTACGTCGTACACAGCGTCAGAGGCCTGGTGGCGGCCGAGTGTCAACCAAACAGTGCGCGCAGGTGTGGGTTGAGGAAGATGCCGCTGGGGTCGAACTGTTTGCGGAGACGCTGAAAGTCGTCGTACCGCGGATAGAGGGCCTCGACGCGATCGCGGGTGAGGAAGTGCACCTTGCCCCAGTGCGGGCGAGCGTCGAACGGCTGCAGCACGCGATCCAGTTCGCGCAGGAACGGTTCGTAGACGGTGCCCACCTGCCCCGACACCGACAGCGACATGGTGTCCCGCTGATACTGCGCCGACAGGTACGCCTCGTCGGCCCGTTGCCACCGGACCTGAACCGGGGAGATCTGCTCGGGGTGCCGCGTCAGCATGAGGTCGCGCACCACGTCGAGCGCCTCGCGACCGCGGTCGGCGGGCACCATGTACTCGAGCTCGTGGAAACGGGCCTCGGTGGTGGCGTCGGGATAGATGAGGTGGGCGCGACCGGTCCTGGCGCCCGGTTCGGCGTCGACGTCGTCGGCGTCCGCAGGCGCCTCGCTGAGCAGTTTGACGACGCAGTGATCCTGCGGCACCGTGCCGAGGTCGTACATGGCCGACGACGCGGGTGTCGGCATCCACCAGAACGAGAAGTGGCGGTAGTCGGCGAGGAACCGAGCCCAGTTGGCGTCGACCTCGTCGAACGGTAGGACGGCGTTCTGTTCCCGAATCTTGTACGCGGGCACGGCCTGCAGGTCGAGTTCGAGGAACACCCCGAGCATGCCGATCGACACCTGAGCGGCGTGCAACGCGTCGTCGTCGTCCTCGGTGATCGAGACGATCTCACCTGATCCGTCGACCAGCCGGACGCCACGCACCATCGACGACAGGTTGCCGAACGCGGGCCCGGAACCCTTGGTGCCGGTCGCGATGGCGCCCGCGATCGACTGGGCATCGATGTCACCCTGATTGGCCAGCGCCATCCCGTGTTCCCATAGGGGCGCGCCGACGTCCCACAGTCGCGTCCCGCCGCGGAGCCTCGCGCGCAGGGTGACGTCGTCGGCGGTGACGAGCCCCGTCAGGCGCTCCATGGTCACCAGGGTGTGGTCGGTCTGCACGATCGGGGTGAACGAATGGCCGCTGCCCGCGACTCTGACGCCGCGTCCCGTGGAGGCCGCGCGGGTGACGGCCCGGACGACGTCGTCCTCCGTTGCGGCGTCGACGAACTCGTCGTAGTCGAAACCCTGGTTGCCGCCCCAGTTGTCCCAGTGGCCACCGGTCTGCCTGGTCATGAGTCGCCTCTCCGTAAGATGTAATCGGTAAGATACTACCCTGCAGGATGCAGCACGCCGTCGATGCGGCGCGGGATGCGGTCGTAGCCGTCGCGCAGTTCTGCGGGTAGCACGTGCGCGGGTGCGTTCTGGTAGGTCACCGGCCGCAGGAAACGTCGGATGGCGGTGGCGCCCACCGAAGTGTGCAACGCGTTCGTCGACGGCCACGGACCGCCGTGGTGCTGCGCCCACGACACCGCGACGCCGGTGGGAAAGGCGTTGAACACCACGCGGCCCGCCCGGGCCGACGCGAGCGCGGTGAGTGCGGTGAGCGCGTCGTCGGACTCGCTGTGGTGCACGGTCGCCGTCAGCGACGGCGGCAGGCTCTCCAAAGCCGTTGTCGCCGAATCGATCACGGCGCCAGCCGGGTACCTGACGATGACCGTCACGGGGCCGAACACCTCGTGCACGAGGTGCGGGTCCAATTCGGCCAGCGCCGTCTCGACAACCATTGGCGCCACGGCGAACCCGGCGCCGTCACCACCCGGCCCCGTGGTGGTACGCACGTCCGCCCGGCCCCGCAGGGCAGCTGTCTCCGCGGCGTAGGCGGCGTGGATGCCCTCGTTCAGCAGCACGTGGTCCGAGGATTGCACCACCCCGGCTCGCACGGCGGCGACGAGGCGATCCCCCTCGGCGGAGTCGGGCACCAGCACGAAGCCGGGCTTCGTGCAGAGCTGACCCGACCCGAGAGTGAACGAGCCGACCAGACCCGCACCGATGTCCTCGGCGCGTTCGGCTGCCGCCGCCGGTGTGACGACGACGGGGTTGAGACTGCTCAACTCGCCGTAGAAGGGAATGGGTTCGTCGCGGGCGTTGACGACGTCGAGCAGTGCCCGGCCGCCGCGCAGCGATCCGGTGAAGCCGACGGCCTTGATCGCGGGCTGCGCCACCAGCGCGATCCCGGCCTGGGTGCCGTGGACGATGGCGACGGCACCGTCCGGCACGGCCGTCGCGAGGACCTCGAAGGACCGCTGTGAGGTCGCGGGGTGCGACGGGTGCGCCTTCAGCACGACGGGGCAACCGGCCGCGAGCGCCGACGCGGTGTCGCCGCCGAGCACGGAGAACGCGAACGGGAAGTTGCTCGACCCGAACACCGCTACGGGTCCGATCGCCGTGAGGATGCGTCGCAGATCCGGCCGCGGCCCCATCGGGGTCTCGGCGGCCGGGTCGATCGCCGCCTCCAGGTAGCTGCCCTCGCGCACGACGTCGCCGAAGAAGCGGAATTGGAACGCCGCGCGGGTGAGCTCACCCGCCAGCTTGGCGGTGGTGAATCCCGTTTCGGCAGAGGCGATCTCGATGAGTTCGTCGCGGTGGTCCTCGATGCCGTCGGCGACCGCGTCCAGCACGTGCGCGCGCGCCGCGCGGTCCAGCCCCGCCAGCCCCGGAGCCGATGCGGCCGCCGCGGTGACGAGCGCGGCCACCTCGGCGCCAGTGGTCTCGACGGCGACCGGTGGGAGTTTCGCACCGGTGCGGGGATTGGTTCCGAAGACTGCGACGGTGTCCGTCATGACGATCCTTCCGACAGGGCGATCAGGTGGGCGGTGGTCAGGCTGATGTCGCGCTCGAGCCGGCCGGCCAGCGCGAGGAACAGGCTCGCCGTGGTGACGGCGTCGCCGAGGGCGTGGTGCGGGGAGTGCACGGGGAGACCGAGTTCGGTCGCGGCGTATTCGAGCGACACCGCCTGCCCGGGGTCCAACTCCACCTCCAGCACGCGGCGGGCCAGGACGGCGGTGTCGATCATCGCACTCGTGAAGCTCAGGTATGAACGTCGAAAGGCCTTGCGCAAGAACGACCGTTCGATCCATGCGCAGTGCGCGACCACGGGATGCTCGCCGATGAGGCCGTCCAGGGTCGCGACGCAGTCCGCCAGCGGGGGTGCGCCGTCGAGGTCCTGGGTCCGCAGACCGTGGAACATGATCGAGCTGCCCGGCACGTCACCGGGCACGTGCACCAGGCCATAGACCGACTCCGACGTCATGACCCGCCCGGCGCGGATCGGCACCGCGCCGTAGGACACGACGTGATCGTGGCGGGCGTCGAGGCCCGTGGTCTCCAGGTCGATCACCACGAACGTGTCGGCGCGCCAGTCGACGTCGGCCGCGGCGGACCGGCGCGGCCGACGCAGGCGACGCGTCCAGTCGGTCGCCACGCTCACCGACCCTCGTAGTCGAACCACTTGCGGCTCAACCGTTCCTGGATGCCGTTGATCGTGCGGAACGCATTCCTGAGGTGGCGTCGCTCGAGCGGGTCCAACGTGGCGGGGTCGATCGACGACGCCACCGGCGCGCCCACCTTGATCGCGGCGATCTGGCTGTCGAAGACCAGGTGGTAGCAGAGGCTGAAGGCGCCCGTCAGCGCATCGGCCTCGTCGGCGGTGAGCAGGCCGCTGCGCTGGGCGCGCTCGAGCCGTTGCGGCGTGGAACCCGTTGGGTCGCCGGTCCGTTGCGCCAGGGCACGCGCCAAGGAGGCCACCGGCCGCAGCCCGGACTTCTTGAGGTTGAGGTGGCCCTTCTGCTCCCCGAAGTGCTCGACGACGAACCCGCGGACGAAGCCGCTCGGCGGTCGGTCGGTCATCGAGAAGCGACTCAACGCCCTGGTGAAGCCGTCACGGCCGAGGCCACCGACGAGTGCGCTGCGCAGCGGCTGGATCAGGACGGGCCGGGTGATCGGCCGGGCGTCGAGCACCGTCGAGGCCATCAACAAATAGTCCACGTTGTCCGGGTGTGCCCGCCACACGTCGGCGATCTCGCGCCACTGCCGCTGCGAGCGGTTGAACAGCGGCGTCGAGGCGTTGAGCCCCTGTGGACACGTGGCCAGCCCGCACCGGGTCAGGGCGGTCATCAGCGGGGGCGGTCGCCGCGGCCACCTGCTCGCGGGTGTACTCGATGTCGGACGTGCCCCGCACGGCCCACGCCAACGCGGTGTCGACGTCGGAATTGGGCAGCGGCTCGCGGCGGCCGAGGGAACCCATCAGCAGCCACGCGCAATCCAACTCCGCCAATGGTGATGTCGTCGAATGGAATTCGATGATCTTGCGGTAGATCGCCTCGATCATCGCCGACAGCAGGGCGCCGACGTGTTCGACGGGCAGGCCGGCGTCCCACAGCTCGACGGTCGTGGGGGTCAGCAGGCGGCACGCCTCGACGAGCTCGTCCATCGTCGTCGCCCCGGCGACGGCGGAGCGAATCACCAGTGGGTTGCGGACCTCCGCCGCCGCCATGTCCACGACCCGCACGACGCCGACGGCGGTGCCGACCGCGTCGACCACGACGAGGTGGTGGATGCCCTGCTCGACCATGAACAGATAGGCCGTGCTGACGGTGCGGTCGACGCTCATCGCGATCGCCGGGGTGCTCGCGATCGCCGAAATGGGGGCGTCCACGCCGATCTCACCCGTCGCCACCCGGCGGCGGAAGTCGTCGTCGGTGACGATGCCGATCTGGCCGTCGCGCAGGAACAGTGCGCACGACCGGCCCGCCTCGGTCATGGTCGCCGCGACGGTGCGAATCGAGTCGTCGGCCTCGCACCACGTGATCGGGTGCGCCACGCTGCCGATGGGACGTTCCAGTCGCGCCGCGGCGTCCGCCGGGTTGAGCAGGCGTTCCCTGGCCACCAACCCGCCGTAGTGGGCGAATCGCAGGCGCTCGGGGTGGGCCAGCAGCGTCCGCGGATCGGGCAACCGGTAGCAGAGCGTGTCCTCGGCGGCGCGAACCTGCAGGGGCGGGGGCAGACCGGACAGCACCGAGATGTGGCCGAAGGTCTCCCCCGGGCCGAGGACGTCGGTGACGCGCCCGCGGTCGACGATCTCCACCGCGCCGACCCGCACCACGTAGAGACAGTCCAGTGGAGCGGCTTCGGCCTCCACGATCACCGTGCCCGCCACGAAGTACTCCACGTCGACCGCCTTGGCGAGACGGTTCAGGTCGAGGTCGTCGAGGCGGTCGTAGGGGGACTGCGCGCCGAGGAAGTCGAGGAATTCCTTCACGGCATCAAAACTCGACGACGGTCAGCGGCTCGCCGAGCCTGCCGACGTCGACGGTGATGCCGAGCCCAGGGCCGGTGGGCGCCGACCCGCGCCCATCGACCGAGCGGGGCAGGTGGCCCGCGACGTGGCCGTCGGTCCAATCGTTGAAGAACGGGGTCATGAGCAGTGCCTCGGTGCGGGTGCTCGCGGCGAGATGACTGGTCGCAGCAGTGATTACGTCACCACCCCACATGTCCTCCACGGACACCAGCAGATTCAGCTCCTGGGTGAGATCGCGCATCCGCGCCGCGTTCGACAGACCGCCCAGCTTGCCGAATTTGATGTTGATCGATGCGGCACGCGCCTCGTACTTCGCCCGAAACACCCCGGCCGAGTCGACGATCGACTCGTCCAGCACCAGGGGCAGGGTCGAATGGGCATGGGCCAGAATGGAATCCGTGGTAGTGCGGCAGGGCTGTTCGACGAAGATCGGCAGCTCCTCCATACCGCGCAACGCGATCTGGGCGTCGGCGACGTTCCAGCCGCCGTTCGCGTCGGCCACGACCACGGTATTGCCGTCACCGGCCTCGACGCACGCCTTCGCCCGTGCGACGTCATCGCGGGGGTGGTTGCCCACCTTCAGCTGAAACCGGTTGATGCCGGCGCTGCGGCGCGCCGTGACGAACTCGGCCATCGTGGCCGGCGTACCCAGCGGCACGGCCTCGTAGAGCGCGAAGTCGTCGTTCAGTACGCCGCCGAGCAGCGCCGAGATCGGCAATCCGACGCTCTTGCCGAGCAGGTCCCAGCACGCGATGTCGATCGCGCTCTTCGCGAATGTCTGGCCCATCAGCGTGGCGTCCATGGTCGCGTGAATCTGGTTCAGGTTGGTCGGATCCGAGCCGAGCACCGCCCGCGCCAACTCACCGAGCGCGGCCCTGATGCCCGCGGGAAAGGTCGGAAGATAGGTGGCCCCGAGGGTGGTGATCTCGCCCCAGCCGTCCAGACCCTCGTCGGTGCGGATGCGTACCAGGGTGCCGTCCTCGGTGGCCGCCGCCCGGTCACCCGACATCACGTACACGCCATGGGCGTAGCCCACGTCGTAGCGGTAGACGTCGACACCGGTGATCTTCACGAACTCGCTTCCTTTCTCGGGCAACCCTACGCCGGGCGGGTGGCCCCACCGGAGTCAGACGACGGCGGTCAGTGCCAGTTCGACGTCCTTGATGACCTGCGCGCGGTCCTCGTCGCTGAGCGGCAGCCGCGGCGGCCGGGTCGGTCCGCCGTAACCGCCCGCGACCTCTTGCGACAGCTTGATTGCCTGGACGAAGGTGTGCTTGGTGTCCCACTGGAACGCCGGCTGCAGCAGCGAGTACAGCTCGCGGGCCTCTTCGACCTGGCCGGTAGTGCCCAGTTCGTAGATCTTCGCGCAGGCCTTCGGCAGCGAGTTCGAAAAGCCGCCGATCCATCCGACCGCGCCCATCAACGTGGCCTCCAGCACGTTGTCGTCCGCGCCGGAGAGCACGTCGATTCCTGGCGCCAGCCGCTGGATCGCGGTAATGCGACGGACGTCGCCGGAGAACTCCTTGACCGCGACGACGTTGTCGAATTCGCCGATGCGCGACAACAACTCTGGAGTCAAGTCGACCCGGGTGTCGAACGGGTTGTTGTAGGCCACGATGGGCAGACCGACGCGATCGAGCGCCCGGTAATGTTCGACGACCTCGTCGTCGTTGGCCCGGTAGGAGTTCGGCGGCAGCGCGAGCACACCATGCGCGCCGGCCTGCTGCGCCTGCTCGGTCCAGCGGACGGACTCCGCCGAGCCGTAGGCTCCCACCCCGGGAATCACCGAAAACCCCTCCGGCGCAGCCTCGATCGCGAGTTCGACGATGCGGGCCCGCTCCTGCGCGGTCAGCACCTGGTATTCGCCGAGGGACCCGTTCGGGGTGATGCCGTCGGCGCCGTTCTCGGCGAGGAAGCGGACGTGGTCCTGGTAACGGTCGTAGTCCACGGTCAAGTCGGCGGTGAAGGGCAGGGTGGCGGCGACGACGATGCCGCGCCAGGGAGTAGTGGTCATGTGCGTTGCCTTCGATCGATGGTGGGCGGAGTCAGCGGATGCTGATCCAGATGGTCTTGAGCTCGGTGTACTGGTCGAACGCCTCGAGGCCCTTGTCGTGGCCGCCGAAGCCGGAGATGCCGAATCCTCCGAACGGAGTGGAGATGTCGCCCTCGCTGAACCCGTTGACGGCAACCGTGCCCGCCCGGATGGCCTTGGCCACCCGCAGCGCGACGTTGACGTCGCGGGTCCAGACGTTCGCCGCCAGGCCATACTCCGTGTCGTTGGCGAGCGCGACGGCCTCTTCCTCGGTGTCGAAACCGAGCACGGCGACGACCGGTCCGAAGATCTCGTCGCGGACGACCGCGGAGGCGGGGGAGACGTCGTCGACGACCGCCGGCGCGACGAAGAAGCCTCCGGTGTCGGGCAGTATCGCGCCGCCGCCGTGCACGGTGGCGCCGTCGGACCTCGCGGCCTCGAGGTAGCGCAGCACGCGGTCGCGCGCCGACGCCTCGATGAGCGGGCCGATCTCGGTGCTCGGATCGAGCGGGTCGCCCACCCGGCGCGCAGCGGCCAGCGCGGCGAGCTTGTCGACGAACGCGTCCTTGATCGATCGGTGCACCAGGATCCGGCTACCCGCCGAGCAGTTCTGTCCGCCGTTCCAGAACGCCGCTCCCGCAAGGTCTTCGGCAATGGAGTCGAGCTCGTCTGCCATGTCGGCGAAGACGATCTGCGGGCTCTTCCCGCCCATCTCGAGCGCGATCTGCTTGAGGTTGCTGTCCGCGGCGTACCTG
This region includes:
- a CDS encoding aldehyde dehydrogenase (NADP(+)), which codes for MTDTVAVFGTNPRTGAKLPPVAVETTGAEVAALVTAAAASAPGLAGLDRAARAHVLDAVADGIEDHRDELIEIASAETGFTTAKLAGELTRAAFQFRFFGDVVREGSYLEAAIDPAAETPMGPRPDLRRILTAIGPVAVFGSSNFPFAFSVLGGDTASALAAGCPVVLKAHPSHPATSQRSFEVLATAVPDGAVAIVHGTQAGIALVAQPAIKAVGFTGSLRGGRALLDVVNARDEPIPFYGELSSLNPVVVTPAAAAERAEDIGAGLVGSFTLGSGQLCTKPGFVLVPDSAEGDRLVAAVRAGVVQSSDHVLLNEGIHAAYAAETAALRGRADVRTTTGPGGDGAGFAVAPMVVETALAELDPHLVHEVFGPVTVIVRYPAGAVIDSATTALESLPPSLTATVHHSESDDALTALTALASARAGRVVFNAFPTGVAVSWAQHHGGPWPSTNALHTSVGATAIRRFLRPVTYQNAPAHVLPAELRDGYDRIPRRIDGVLHPAG
- a CDS encoding methylated-DNA--[protein]-cysteine S-methyltransferase, with the protein product MATVTGRAVDALADAERDGIVDVVYRTVDGPLGPLLVAATDVGLVRVAFAVEGHDDVLQHLADRISPRVSAAPGRLDAMARELDEYFAGARTTFDVALDWRLSSGFRATVLRHLPEIGYGRTASYAAVAQLAGNPKAVRAVGSACATNPLPVVVPCHRVVRSDGALGGYLGGVDAKRTLLTLEAAGRRPSHP
- a CDS encoding putative nucleotidyltransferase substrate binding domain-containing protein, with translation MASTVLDARPITRPVLIQPLRSALVGGLGRDGFTRALSRFSMTDRPPSGFVRGFVVEHFGEQKGHLNLKKSGLRPVASLARALAQRTGDPTGSTPQRLERAQRSGLLTADEADALTGAFSLCYHLVFDSQIAAIKVGAPVASSIDPATLDPLERRHLRNAFRTINGIQERLSRKWFDYEGR
- a CDS encoding 3'-5' exonuclease, which translates into the protein MSVATDWTRRLRRPRRSAAADVDWRADTFVVIDLETTGLDARHDHVVSYGAVPIRAGRVMTSESVYGLVHVPGDVPGSSIMFHGLRTQDLDGAPPLADCVATLDGLIGEHPVVAHCAWIERSFLRKAFRRSYLSFTSAMIDTAVLARRVLEVELDPGQAVSLEYAATELGLPVHSPHHALGDAVTTASLFLALAGRLERDISLTTAHLIALSEGSS
- a CDS encoding D-arabinono-1,4-lactone oxidase, which codes for MTRQTGGHWDNWGGNQGFDYDEFVDAATEDDVVRAVTRAASTGRGVRVAGSGHSFTPIVQTDHTLVTMERLTGLVTADDVTLRARLRGGTRLWDVGAPLWEHGMALANQGDIDAQSIAGAIATGTKGSGPAFGNLSSMVRGVRLVDGSGEIVSITEDDDDALHAAQVSIGMLGVFLELDLQAVPAYKIREQNAVLPFDEVDANWARFLADYRHFSFWWMPTPASSAMYDLGTVPQDHCVVKLLSEAPADADDVDAEPGARTGRAHLIYPDATTEARFHELEYMVPADRGREALDVVRDLMLTRHPEQISPVQVRWQRADEAYLSAQYQRDTMSLSVSGQVGTVYEPFLRELDRVLQPFDARPHWGKVHFLTRDRVEALYPRYDDFQRLRKQFDPSGIFLNPHLRALFG
- a CDS encoding aldehyde dehydrogenase family protein is translated as MTATLPTTVQTRAYVDGRFVDAVDGSTFDNVNPATGAVLNAVAACSERDVDAAVAAARSAFDAGTWSRIAPAERKAVLLRFAQLIEENAAELALIDAIDAGKPISDCNDLDIPDVVLTIRWYAEAIDKMFGKVSPTGTDNVGLVVREPAGVVGIVVPWNFPSNTLSWKIGPALAAGNSVVVKPAELSPLSALRYAELATQAGIPDGVFNVVPGLGHVAGKALGLHADVDVISFTGSTEVGRMFLRYAADSNLKQIALEMGGKSPQIVFADMADELDSIAEDLAGAAFWNGGQNCSAGSRILVHRSIKDAFVDKLAALAAARRVGDPLDPSTEIGPLIEASARDRVLRYLEAARSDGATVHGGGAILPDTGGFFVAPAVVDDVSPASAVVRDEIFGPVVAVLGFDTEEEAVALANDTEYGLAANVWTRDVNVALRVAKAIRAGTVAVNGFSEGDISTPFGGFGISGFGGHDKGLEAFDQYTELKTIWISIR
- a CDS encoding mandelate racemase/muconate lactonizing enzyme family protein codes for the protein MKITGVDVYRYDVGYAHGVYVMSGDRAAATEDGTLVRIRTDEGLDGWGEITTLGATYLPTFPAGIRAALGELARAVLGSDPTNLNQIHATMDATLMGQTFAKSAIDIACWDLLGKSVGLPISALLGGVLNDDFALYEAVPLGTPATMAEFVTARRSAGINRFQLKVGNHPRDDVARAKACVEAGDGNTVVVADANGGWNVADAQIALRGMEELPIFVEQPCRTTTDSILAHAHSTLPLVLDESIVDSAGVFRAKYEARAASINIKFGKLGGLSNAARMRDLTQELNLLVSVEDMWGGDVITAATSHLAASTRTEALLMTPFFNDWTDGHVAGHLPRSVDGRGSAPTGPGLGITVDVGRLGEPLTVVEF
- a CDS encoding GntR family transcriptional regulator yields the protein MLSNTPSLKRASLRDQALAVLREGMVSGELAPGEIYSVTALANQLGVSASPVREAMLTLVNQGLMEPIRNRGFRVLPIDDSDRREIFELRVLLEIPAMEKLAGNDAITAEYAKHAAVAAEIVDAARDGDLIDYLDADRRFHMGLLAHTTNERLLELVDGLRDQTRLFGLKELSDRGTLTASAEEHLPILDAIVAGDAEKTRTLMLRHLEHIKGDWGDAPLPPA
- a CDS encoding dihydrodipicolinate synthase family protein, with the protein product MTTTPWRGIVVAATLPFTADLTVDYDRYQDHVRFLAENGADGITPNGSLGEYQVLTAQERARIVELAIEAAPEGFSVIPGVGAYGSAESVRWTEQAQQAGAHGVLALPPNSYRANDDEVVEHYRALDRVGLPIVAYNNPFDTRVDLTPELLSRIGEFDNVVAVKEFSGDVRRITAIQRLAPGIDVLSGADDNVLEATLMGAVGWIGGFSNSLPKACAKIYELGTTGQVEEARELYSLLQPAFQWDTKHTFVQAIKLSQEVAGGYGGPTRPPRLPLSDEDRAQVIKDVELALTAVV